One genomic region from Gossypium hirsutum isolate 1008001.06 chromosome D13, Gossypium_hirsutum_v2.1, whole genome shotgun sequence encodes:
- the LOC107918384 gene encoding NADH dehydrogenase [ubiquinone] iron-sulfur protein 6, mitochondrial isoform X1, with amino-acid sequence MAYSGVLKTLIRSSHLGSTTRNFSLVSSQISNHTAKWMQDSSKKSPMELINEVPPIKVEGRIVACEGDNNPALGHPIEFICLDLKEPAVCKYCSLRYVQEHHH; translated from the exons atggcgTATTCGGGTGTTCTGAAAACCCTAATCAGGTCATCGCATTTGGGATCTACGACTCGTAATTTCAGCCTTGTTAGCAGCCAAATCAGCAATCACACTGCGAAATGGATGCAG GATTCAAGCAAGAAATCTCCTATGGAGTTGATCAATGAAGTCCCTCCAATCAAGGTTGAAGGCCGGATTGTAGCTTGTGAAGGAG ATAATAATCCTGCTTTGGGACACCCAATTGAATTCATATGCCTTGACTTGAAAGAGCCTGCTGTATGCAAGTATTGCAGCCTACGCTACGTTCAAGAGCACCATCACTAG
- the LOC107918384 gene encoding NADH dehydrogenase [ubiquinone] iron-sulfur protein 6, mitochondrial isoform X2, which yields MAYSGVLKTLIRSSHLGSTTRNFSLVSSQISNHTAKWMQDSSKKSPMELINEVPPIKVEGRIVACEGVSIVRSRRHESPFTFSCEDDAYIVHLTSARECMHA from the exons atggcgTATTCGGGTGTTCTGAAAACCCTAATCAGGTCATCGCATTTGGGATCTACGACTCGTAATTTCAGCCTTGTTAGCAGCCAAATCAGCAATCACACTGCGAAATGGATGCAG GATTCAAGCAAGAAATCTCCTATGGAGTTGATCAATGAAGTCCCTCCAATCAAGGTTGAAGGCCGGATTGTAGCTTGTGAAGGAG TAAGCATAGTGAGATCGAGGAGACATGAAAGCCCTTTCACATTTTCATGTGAAGACGATGCCTATATTGTTCATTTGACAAGTGCAAGAGAGTGCATGCATGCTTGA
- the LOC107919558 gene encoding feruloyl CoA ortho-hydroxylase F6H1-3 — MAPTLADPFNDSSALIDFVINQGNGVKGLSELGLKALPKQYIQPFEERMCMINIIPQGSIPIIDMSNWEDPKVAKSICDAASEWGFFQIVNHDVPVEVLENVKGATYNFFRLPAEVKNKYSKEHSSSNNVRFGTSFTPQAEKALEWKDYLSLFYVSEEEASALWPSICREQVLDYMKKSEVVIKQLLQVLMKGLYVNEIDEAKESLLMGSMRTNLNYYPKCPNPELTVGVGRHSDVSTLTILLQDEIGGLFVRGNEGDDWIHVPPIKGSLVINVGDALQIMSNGRYRSVEHRVVANGNKNRISVPIFVNPRPIDMIGPLPELVANGEKPIYKQVLYSDYVKHFFRKAHDGKKTVEFAEL, encoded by the exons ATGGCTCCAACACTTGCTGATCCATTCAATGATTCTTCTGCTCTCATTGACTTTGTTATTAACCAAGGGAATGGAGTGAAGGGTTTGTCTGAACTGGGTCTTAAAGCCCTTCCTAAGCAATATATCCAACCTTTTGAAGAGAGGATGTGCATGATCAATATCATACCCCAAGGATCAATTCCTATCATTGATATGTCAAACTGGGAAGATCCTAAAGTAGCGAAATCAATTTGTGATGCTGCTTCGGAATGGGGCTTCTTCCAAATTGTTAATCATGATGTGCCTGTTGAAGTGTTGGAGAATGTTAAAGGTGCTACTTATAACTTCTTTAGATTGCCAGCTGAGGTTAAAAATAAGTATTCCAAGGAACATTCATCTTCAAACAATGTGAGGTTTGGCACAAGTTTTACTCCTCAAGCAGAAAAGGCTCTCGAGTGGAAAGATTATCTCAGCTTGTTTTATGTCTCCGAAGAAGAAGCTTCTGCACTATGGCCTTCTATTTGCAG GGAGCAAGTGTTAGATTACATGAAGAAGTCTGAAGTTGTCATTAAACAACTATTACAAGTGCTAATGAAGGGTCTATATGTCAATGAGATTGATGAGGCAAAAGAATCATTATTGATGGGTTCAATGAGGACTAACCTTAACTACTATCCTAAATGTCCAAACCCTGAACTCACTGTCGGAGTAGGTCGTCACTCTGATGTCTCAACTCTTACAATTCTTCTTCAAGACGAAATTGGGGGACTTTTCGTTAGAGGAAACGAGGGAGATGATTGGATTCATGTTCCTCCAATTAAAGGTTCTCTTGTGATCAATGTTGGAGATGCACTACAAATAATGAGCAATGGAAGGTATAGGAGTGTTGAACATCGTGTGGTCGCTAATGGAAATAAGAACAGAATTTCAGTCCCTATTTTTGTGAATCCAAGACCTATTGATATGATAGGACCATTGCCTGAACTGGTCGCAAATGGTGAGAAACCAATTTACAAACAAGTTCTTTATTCAGATTACGTCAAACATTTCTTTCGTAAAGCACATGACGGGAAGAAAACAGTTGAATTTGCTGAATTATAA
- the LOC107919564 gene encoding feruloyl CoA ortho-hydroxylase F6H1-3 codes for MAPTLAVPFNDSSALIDFVINQGNGVKGLSELGLKALPKQYIQPLEERMCMTNIVPQGSIPIIDMSNWEDPKVVKSICDAASEWGFFQIVNHDVPVEVLENVKYATYNFFRSPAEIKNKYSKEHSSSNNVRFGTSFTPQAEKALEWKDYLSLFYVSEEEAFTLWPSICREQVLDYMKKSKVVIKQLLQVLMKGLNVNEIDEAKESLLMGSMRTNLNYYPKCPNPELTVGVGRHSDVSTLTILLQDEIGGLFVRGNEGDDWIHVPPIKGSLVINVGDALQIMSNGRYRSVEHRVVANGSKNRISVPIFVNPRPADMIGPLPELVANGEKPIYKQVLYSDYVKHFFRKAHDGKKTVEFAEL; via the exons ATGGCTCCAACACTTGCCGTTCCATTCAATGATTCTTCTGCTCTCATTGACTTTGTTATTAATCAAGGGAATGGAGTGAAGGGCTTATCCGAACTGGGTCTTAAAGCCCTCCCTAAGCAATATATCCAACCTTTGGAAGAGAGGATGTGCATGACCAATATCGTACCCCAAGGATCAATTCCTATCATTGATATGTCAAACTGGGAAGATCCCAAAGTAGTGAAATCAATTTGTGATGCTGCTTCGGAATGGGGCTTCTTTCAAATTGTTAATCATGATGTGCCAGTTGAAGTGTTGGAGAATGTTAAATATGCTACTTATAACTTCTTTAGATCGCCAGCTGAGATTAAAAATAAGTATTCCAAGGAACATTCATCTTCAAACAATGTGAGGTTTGGCACAAGTTTTACTCCTCAAGCAGAAAAGGCTCTCGAGTGGAAAGATTATCTCAGCTTGTTTTATGTCTCCGAAGAAGAAGCTTTTACACTATGGCCTTCTATTTGCAG GGAGCAAGTGTTAGATTACATGAAGAAGTCTAAAGTTGTCATTAAACAACTATTACAGGTGCTAATGAAGGGTCTAAATGTCAATGAGATTGATGAGGCAAAAGAATCACTATTGATGGGTTCAATGAGGACTAACCTTAACTACTATCCTAAATGTCCAAACCCTGAACTCACTGTCGGAGTAGGTCGTCACTCTGATGTCTCAACTCTTACAATTCTTCTTCAAGACGAAATTGGAGGACTTTTCGTAAGAGGAAACGAGGGAGATGATTGGATTCATGTTCCTCCAATTAAAGGTTCTCTTGTGATCAATGTTGGAGATGCACTACAAATAATGAGCAATGGAAGGTATAGGAGTGTTGAACATCGTGTGGTAGCTAATGGAAGTAAGAACAGAATTTCAGTCCCTATTTTTGTGAATCCAAGACCTGCTGATATGATAGGACCGTTGCCTGAACTGGTCGCAAATGGTGAGAAACCAATTTACAAACAAGTTCTTTATTCAGATTACGTCAAACATTTCTTTCGTAAAGCACATGATGGGAAGAAAACAGTTGAATTTGCCGAATTATAA